One Mycolicibacterium rufum genomic window, AATTGGCCCAGGAAACCATGATCAGATTGAACCACCGTGCTGGGTCTTTCGCGCCTAGCGTCGAGGACATGACCCAGACACTCACCACCCCGGCCCGGTTGAAGATCTACAAGAGCTCCCCGGAGCTCTACGACGCGATGATGGCGCTGTCCACGGCTGCCGCCCGGGACGTCGAACCGGAGCTGGGCGAATTGATCAAGATCCGCGCCTCGCAGATCAATCACTGTGCCTTCTGCCTCGACATGCACACCCGCGACGCTCGCAAGCTGGGCGTCGGCGAGCAGAAGCTCGACGTGCTCGCCGCCTGGACGGAGGCGGGCGACATTTTCACCCCGCGGGAACGCGCGGCACTGAAGCTGACCGAGGCGATCACGGTGCTCGGCGACCACGGGGTTCCTGACGACGTGTATGCCGCCGCCGCAGACGCGTTCACCGATCGCGAGCTGGGCCAGGTGATCGCGATGGCGGTGACCATCAACGCGTGGAACCGCATCAACGCCGCCGTGCACACGCCGCCGCCGCGGCGCTGACCGAAGGGCCCAAGGTAGTGCCGTTGGACCCTACGACCAGCAGCGCAGGCCCGCGACCATGAGTTCATGGACGCCACAACCACACCGGTGACCGAGCTCACCGACGCGCAGAGCTGGGACCTGCTGTCCGGGGTGACGCTGGGCAGGCTCGTCACCACGGTCGGCGGATGGACCGAGATCTTCCCCGTGAACTACGTCGTCCAGCACAAGACGGTGCTGTTCCGGACCGCCGAGGGCACCAAATTGCTCACCTCGGTGCTCAACGAGCACGTGGTGTTCGAGGCCGACGACCACAATGTCGTCGAGGGCTGGAGCGTGGTGCTGCGCGGCACCGCCAAGCTGCTGTCCACCTCCGAGGACATCGCCGAGGCCGAGCGCGCCGGCCTGTACCCGTGGGTGGCGACGCGCAAGCTCCGCTTCGTGCGCATCATGCCGGAGACGCTGACGGGCCGGCGGTTCGTCTTCGGTCCCGAACCCGACCACACCGCCCTCGTCAGCTGACGGTCACACCCAGTACGGCACCCGCGCCCGGTACTGGCGCATCGCCAGCGCGGCGAACAACCAGCCCACCACGGTCAGCACCAGCACGACGATCCAGTGCCGCAGTTCCTGATCCGCGCCCAGCAACGGGGCACGCACGATGTCGAGGTAGTGCAGCAGCGGGTTGAGTTCGACGATCTTGGCCCACTGGCCGGCGCCCTGGGACTGCAGCGTCGCCTCGTTCCAGATGATCGGCGTCATGAAGAACAGCAGCTGCACCAGGCTGTTCAGCAGCGGGCTGATATCGCGGTAGCGGGTCGCGAGAATCCCGAAACACAAGGCCACCCAGACGCAGTTCAGCGAGATCAGCGCCAGCGCCGGGATGACCGAGAGATCGGTCCAGGTCCACGGTTTCGGGAAGATGATCGCGATGATCACGAAGATGATGATGTTGTGCGCGAACAGGATCATCTGCCGCCAGACCAGCCGGTAGACGTGCACCGACAGCGGTGTCGGCAGCTGCTTGATCAGGCCCTCGTTGGCGATGAACACCTCGGCGCCCTCGAGGATCGACGCGTTGATCAGGTTCCAGATGATCAGCCCGAGGGTGACGTACGGAAGATGCTCGGAGAGCTCGAGTTTGAACAGCTTCGAGTACAGCCCGCCCATCGCCACCGCCGTGGTGCCGGTGGCGATGGTGATCCAGAACGGACCCAGCACCGAACGCCGGTAGCGCTGCTTGATGTCCTGCCACCCCAGGTGCAGCCACAGCTCGCGCTTGCCGAACCCGCCGACCAGGTCGGCCCAGGCGCGCGTGAACGTCTTCGACTGCGCCGCAGCATCGGTGAACGTCATCGTCGCGTGAACCTCTCCCGTCGACCCAACCGCCGCAACCGGATCCACTCGGCGAAGCCCCGGGGATCACGGGTCGACACCAGGAAGTACCAGCCGAAGCGCAGCCATTCCTGCGCGACGAGCCGACGCATGCCCGGCTGCGCCTGCAGATAGCCGCGGTTGCGGTAGGTGTAGAACCTCTTGGCCTCGTTGTCCGGATACTGGGTGTGCATCCGGCCGCCGAGGATGGGCTTGAATTCCTCGGTGCCGCAGGGGTGCAGGTACACCGCGTCGAGGCAGGTGCCGAACGGCAGCCCGGTGCGGACCAGGCGGCGGTGCAGTTCGGTCTCGTCGCCGCGGATGAACAGCCGCAGATCGGGCACGCCCACCGCCTCGATCGTCGATGCGCGGAACAGGGCGCCGTTGAACAGTGACGCGATCCCCGGCAGCAGGTCTCCCTCTCCGTCCGTACGCAGTTCGCTGACCAACCGCCGCCACTTCAGACCGCGACGCAGCGGGAAGGCCAGGCGTTCGGGCTCGTCGAGATTGCACACCATCGGCGACACTTCGGCCAGGTCGTGCCGGCGGGCACACGCCAGCAGCGTCGCGAGCACCTCGGCGTCCCGCGGGCGGCCGTCGTCGTCGGCGAGCCACACCCAGTCCGCGCCGAGGGCCAGCGCGTGCAGCATGCCCAGCGCGAAACCTCCGGCGCCCCCGAGGTTCCGGCGGGAACCGAGGTAGGTCGTCGGAACGGGCTGGCCGGCGACGATGTCGCGAACCCGGTCGTCGGCGCCATGTCCGAAGTCGTTGTCGACGACGATCAGGTGGTCGGGCAGCCGGCTCTGAGAGGTCAACGTGCCCAACGACTTCGCGAGGTCGTCGGGACGACGGTGGGTGACGACAACAGCGCAGATGGTTTGCTCTTCGCGCGAGCGCTCATCGCCGATGGTCTCACCCACGCGCGGTCTCCTCGAGGACCTCGCGCACGTGCCGGGCCGCGTCCTCGCCCTCGTAGGCGCGCACCACGTCCTCGATGCCGCCCTCCATTTTGATCGTGCCGTGGTCGATCCACATCGCGGTGTTGCACAGCCGGGCCAGGAATTCGTTGGAATGGCTGGCGAACACCAGGATTCCCGAGCGCGACACCAGGTCGGCCAACCGGGTCTGCGCCTTCTTCAGGAAGTCGGCGTCGACGGCGCCGATGCCCTCGTCGAGCAACAGGATCTCGGGGTCGATGCTCGTCACCACACCCATCGCGAGCCGCACCCGCATGCCCGTCGAGTAGGTGCGCAGCGGCATCGACAGGTAGTCGCCGAGCTCGGTGAACTCCGCGATCTCGTCGACCTTGGCCAGCATCTGCTTGCGCGTCTGCCCGAGGAACAGCCCCCGGATGATGATGTTCTCGAACCCGGAGATCTCCGGATCCATGCCGACGCCGAGGTCGAACACGGGGGCCACCCGGCCTGACACCGTGGCCACCCCTCGGGTGGGTTCGTAGATGCCCGAGAGCAGCCGCAGCAGGGTCGATTTGCCCGCGCCGTTGTGCCCGACCAGGCCGACGCGGTCACCCATCTTCAGCGACATCGTGATGTCGCGCAGCGCCTCGATGACCACGACGTTGGACTCGTTGCGCCCGATCGCGCCGCCGGCCTTGCCGAGGAACGCCTTCTTCAGCGAGCGCGTCTTGGCGTCGAAGATCGGGAACTCCACCCACGCGTTGCGCGTGTGGATGGAAGGCTCGGACGAGCCGTCAGGACTGACCACGAACCCTCACAGGTACTGGCCGGTGCTGTGCCCGCCGCGCTGGCCGGGCACCACCACACCGGGCGGCAGCGCGCCCTGGCGCATCTGCTCGAGTTGCTGACGGGCCGCCATCTGCTGGGCGAACAACGCGGTCTGGATGCCGTGGAACAGGCCTTCCAGCCAGCCCACCAGCTGGGCCTGGGCGATGCGCAGTTCGGAGTCCGACGGCACCGCCTCCTCGGTGAAGGGCAGTGTGAGCCGCTCGAGTTCGGCGCGCAGCTCCGGGGCCAGCCCGTCCTCGAGCTCGCGGATGCTGGTGCGGTGGATGTCGCGCAGCCGGCCGCGGCTGGCCTCGTCGAGCGGTGCGGCGCGCACCTCCTCCAGCAGCTGCTTGATCATCGTGCCGATGCGCATCACCTTGGCGGGCTGTTCGACGAGGTCGGTCAGCGACTTGCCGTCGGAGTCCTGCTCCCCGCCGAGGGGGGCGTCGCCGATGATCTCGACGTTGTCGTCGTCGGTGCTGTCAGAAGTCTCAGAAGTCATGGTCCTAGAGTGCCCCAGCGTCGCGTCGTCATTCCGGTCGGGCTCCGCGCCATTGATAGATGCGCGCCTCGCCGTTGTCGTAGATCTTCTCCCAGGAGCGGGATTTGTCCAGTGACGCCAGACCGTCGGGCATCACGAAGCCCCGAACCACCGGCGTGCTCACGAGAAGGTAGCGGATGTCGAGCGCCGCGACGGCCTCGGCCACCCGCGGATCGGTGTCGGCGTCGTCGGCGTAGGCCCAGATGATGAACCGGTGGTACCCCGGACCCTGCTGGACCGGATAGTCGTAGTGGGTCCACAGCGGGTGCAGGCCCGCGACGGCGTACATCCACGCCGTGCCGTCGGTGTTGGCGTTGGCGATCAGCGTGTCCCGCGCCCCGGGCAGCGCGGCCAGGTGGGCGAACGCCTCCAGGTCCTTGCTGTCGATGATCACCGAGTCGTACTTCTCGCCGAACAGGAACTCGTGCCGCGGCATGAAGGACACGGCCGAGACGACACAGGCCACCGCCAGCACGGCCCCGGTGGCGGCGTATCGCCGATGCGGATCGAGCCGGCGCAACCGAGCCACGGCGGCGGCGACCACGGTGAAGGCGGCGATCCCGGCCAGCGCGCTCAACAGCATGGTCACCACCGCCGACAGCCGGCGGGGGTCGCTGTAGAAGAGGTCGCTGAACTTGCCGATGACCGCCCCGACCGGCCCCCCGAACGGCGCCGAGGAGTGCACGATCGCCACCACCAGCAGCAGCCACACCGGCACCGGCCACCACACCCGCCGCGCGATCAGCATCAGCCCCCCGACGGCGGCCAGCGCGACGAGGACCCACTGGATCGGAAAGTCGTTGAGGTGGCGGGTGTGCTGGACGACGGCGTCGAACAGCGCCCGCTTCCTGCCCTGGTGGGTGACGAACGAGTGGCCCTCGATGATCTCGGCCTGCTGCAGGACGCCGAGGAACTGGGGCAGCAGCAGGGCGACCGCCGGCGCGCCGACGAGCAGCAGCGTGCCGGTGTCGGCCAGTCGGCCGCGGACGG contains:
- a CDS encoding carboxymuconolactone decarboxylase family protein encodes the protein MTQTLTTPARLKIYKSSPELYDAMMALSTAAARDVEPELGELIKIRASQINHCAFCLDMHTRDARKLGVGEQKLDVLAAWTEAGDIFTPRERAALKLTEAITVLGDHGVPDDVYAAAADAFTDRELGQVIAMAVTINAWNRINAAVHTPPPRR
- a CDS encoding pyridoxamine 5'-phosphate oxidase family protein, with amino-acid sequence MDATTTPVTELTDAQSWDLLSGVTLGRLVTTVGGWTEIFPVNYVVQHKTVLFRTAEGTKLLTSVLNEHVVFEADDHNVVEGWSVVLRGTAKLLSTSEDIAEAERAGLYPWVATRKLRFVRIMPETLTGRRFVFGPEPDHTALVS
- the wzm gene encoding galactan export ABC transporter permease subunit Wzm/RfbD, translated to MTFTDAAAQSKTFTRAWADLVGGFGKRELWLHLGWQDIKQRYRRSVLGPFWITIATGTTAVAMGGLYSKLFKLELSEHLPYVTLGLIIWNLINASILEGAEVFIANEGLIKQLPTPLSVHVYRLVWRQMILFAHNIIIFVIIAIIFPKPWTWTDLSVIPALALISLNCVWVALCFGILATRYRDISPLLNSLVQLLFFMTPIIWNEATLQSQGAGQWAKIVELNPLLHYLDIVRAPLLGADQELRHWIVVLVLTVVGWLFAALAMRQYRARVPYWV
- the glfT1 gene encoding galactofuranosyltransferase GlfT1, whose product is MGETIGDERSREEQTICAVVVTHRRPDDLAKSLGTLTSQSRLPDHLIVVDNDFGHGADDRVRDIVAGQPVPTTYLGSRRNLGGAGGFALGMLHALALGADWVWLADDDGRPRDAEVLATLLACARRHDLAEVSPMVCNLDEPERLAFPLRRGLKWRRLVSELRTDGEGDLLPGIASLFNGALFRASTIEAVGVPDLRLFIRGDETELHRRLVRTGLPFGTCLDAVYLHPCGTEEFKPILGGRMHTQYPDNEAKRFYTYRNRGYLQAQPGMRRLVAQEWLRFGWYFLVSTRDPRGFAEWIRLRRLGRRERFTRR
- the wzt gene encoding galactan export ABC transporter ATP-binding subunit Wzt/RfbE, producing MVSPDGSSEPSIHTRNAWVEFPIFDAKTRSLKKAFLGKAGGAIGRNESNVVVIEALRDITMSLKMGDRVGLVGHNGAGKSTLLRLLSGIYEPTRGVATVSGRVAPVFDLGVGMDPEISGFENIIIRGLFLGQTRKQMLAKVDEIAEFTELGDYLSMPLRTYSTGMRVRLAMGVVTSIDPEILLLDEGIGAVDADFLKKAQTRLADLVSRSGILVFASHSNEFLARLCNTAMWIDHGTIKMEGGIEDVVRAYEGEDAARHVREVLEETARG
- a CDS encoding bacterial proteasome activator family protein, which translates into the protein MTSETSDSTDDDNVEIIGDAPLGGEQDSDGKSLTDLVEQPAKVMRIGTMIKQLLEEVRAAPLDEASRGRLRDIHRTSIRELEDGLAPELRAELERLTLPFTEEAVPSDSELRIAQAQLVGWLEGLFHGIQTALFAQQMAARQQLEQMRQGALPPGVVVPGQRGGHSTGQYL
- a CDS encoding DUF6541 family protein: MSFGFGVLLALLLLVGPGAIIARCGGLHWTAAVAVGPALTYGAVAMAIVPFGALGVPWNAASALLAVVVVAVAVTCLRMLLRRFGAPEPGDVPVPPRGAGLLVAGGVLLGAALIFLAAARGLANWQSIPSTWDAVWHANTIRFILDTGQASPTHMGELRNIETHEALYYPSTFHAVAAVFAQLSGAAPATAYTVSSVAVSSWLFPVSAAVLTWQLLRSRTGPWPTAGAAATAAALSASFTAVPYVEFDTASMPNLAAYGIAVPVFVLTTTTLAHRDRIPMAVLAVVGVFSVHITGGVVTVLLVAAWWLVEALRQPVRGRLADTGTLLLVGAPAVALLLPQFLGVLQQAEIIEGHSFVTHQGRKRALFDAVVQHTRHLNDFPIQWVLVALAAVGGLMLIARRVWWPVPVWLLLVVAIVHSSAPFGGPVGAVIGKFSDLFYSDPRRLSAVVTMLLSALAGIAAFTVVAAAVARLRRLDPHRRYAATGAVLAVACVVSAVSFMPRHEFLFGEKYDSVIIDSKDLEAFAHLAALPGARDTLIANANTDGTAWMYAVAGLHPLWTHYDYPVQQGPGYHRFIIWAYADDADTDPRVAEAVAALDIRYLLVSTPVVRGFVMPDGLASLDKSRSWEKIYDNGEARIYQWRGARPE